Genomic window (Thermotoga sp.):
CCTTTGATCAGGGTCACCTTCCTCGATTTAAAGAAAACAGCCGAGACCAAGGAACTTTTCAGAATAGGTTTCAAAAAGTTCAGGATTTTTTTTTCTTCCCTCGAAAGCTGCAACCCTTCTAGCTTCACTTCCAGAAATAAAGGATAAAACTTGAAGAACTCTTTACTCGAAACAGAGGCAATCAAACTACCATCGTCGGAACATAAATAGTAATTGCCATCACTGAAGACGATTCCAACCACTTTTCTCGAATCTATTATAATACTTTTTTTGGGAATGTTAAAATTTTCTATCAAATTATGTGCAATTCCTCCTGGAACAACTACCGGTTCCACGGGATTCAAAGAAA
Coding sequences:
- a CDS encoding DUF4894 domain-containing protein, producing the protein MRSLRIVLMVIVAMYAFFFMRILSLNPVEPVVVPGGIAHNLIENFNIPKKSIIIDSRKVVGIVFSDGNYYLCSDDGSLIASVSSKEFFKFYPLFLEVKLEGLQLSREEKKILNFLKPILKSSLVSAVFFKSRKVTLIKGVTVSFKKWQDLANNFRILETQIDLLEPKSEYFLADGGILIKIRGD